The genomic stretch CTCGCGGGCGGTTGCCATTCCGTCAATAAATACTACGCGTTTGGACATTACATCACGGGCGCGTGTAATCTTTTGGTTAGGGTCATTTGAGTACATGGTCAACTAGTTTTATGAATGCTACAAATACTGGTCGCGTGCCTGGTCTTTAAATTTGTCAATCTGATCGGCAATACCTACCACTTCATCCACGGGTAGTGTAAGTGCCATGCCTACACCTGGTTCGCGAATGTTACAATGCTTTTCGAAGGCTTCAAAAATGCGACGCACGCAATGCTCTTCCACCAGAAACAGCACCACATCGGTAGGCCCTTCAATGGTGAGGCCGAAAAAAGTTTTCCGGTCTTCGCCGCCAATACCGCGGCCGGGGATAATGGTGGCGCCGGTAGCACCGGCTTCTTTTGCTGTGTCAATGACCTTTTCGGTGAGGTCTTTTTTTACGGTAACAACGATGAGTTTAAAACGCATAGCTAATTGCTTTTAGGAGTTGTAGTTGATGTCCAATGTTTAAATTGAATGTATCCAAGTGTAGTAATAATCGGAAACATACAGGCCATGGCTA from Cryomorphaceae bacterium encodes the following:
- a CDS encoding P-II family nitrogen regulator, which translates into the protein MRFKLIVVTVKKDLTEKVIDTAKEAGATGATIIPGRGIGGEDRKTFFGLTIEGPTDVVLFLVEEHCVRRIFEAFEKHCNIREPGVGMALTLPVDEVVGIADQIDKFKDQARDQYL